The Alkalibacter saccharofermentans DSM 14828 DNA window TTTAACAGTTCGTCAAATTGAATTTACCGAGGAGGATATGTATGAAAACTCTGAATCAGCTTATAAGCGATTACACTTGTAATTTACAGCAGGGAGAAATGCAGGTTGCATATAAGGGAATACTTGAGTTCATTGGTAAATTGCGAGCTGATTTTATTAAGAAATATCCGCATTACGAAACAAGTAGCATATACCAGGGCTATATGGACATGTCGTATTTTTCATTAAGCACAAAACCATTAAAGGATAAGGGGCTTAAGATCGCCATAGTCTACCTGCACGAAAAAGGATGCTTTGAGGTATGGCTTTCCGCTCGAAACAGAGAAATATCCAAGCGATACGATTCTGTATTTTGCGGTAAAACCTTTGATGAAATTACAGTATTTCATGACGAGAATAATCGGGATGCCATTATAGAAAGTACTTTGATTTCTGTGCCGGATTTTGAGGATCAGAAAGTTTTGAAAGACATTATCGGGCAAGGTGTCGAAAAGTTCATAACGGCTGTAAACATTTTTATTACAAGCTAAATTTGAATTTGACGGAGGTGTGATATTTAAATGAAAGAAACGGTAATTCTTTTTATAGTATCAATGGTAGCATTTGTTTTAAGTTTTTTCTCTTTTAAAGAAAAAGGATTTTTGTTTAATAATGCCTATATTTATGCATCAAAAAAAGAACGAAACAGTATGGATAAAAAGCCACATTATCGACAATCGGCAATAGTATTTTTCTTGATTAGTATCATTTTTTTATTAAGTGCGATTGAAGTGCTTTTGGATAGCGGATGGATTTATTACATAGTGTCAGCAGTAATAGCTGTGACGATAATTTATGCCATTGTATCCAGTATATTAATCGAGACTAAAAAGAAATAGAGTTACGCTGCAATTCCAATTTTTCAATGAACCTGTAATCATGGAGGTATTGTTATGGCTGATAATAA harbors:
- a CDS encoding DUF3784 domain-containing protein, with the translated sequence MKETVILFIVSMVAFVLSFFSFKEKGFLFNNAYIYASKKERNSMDKKPHYRQSAIVFFLISIIFLLSAIEVLLDSGWIYYIVSAVIAVTIIYAIVSSILIETKKK
- a CDS encoding DUF7000 family protein produces the protein MKTLNQLISDYTCNLQQGEMQVAYKGILEFIGKLRADFIKKYPHYETSSIYQGYMDMSYFSLSTKPLKDKGLKIAIVYLHEKGCFEVWLSARNREISKRYDSVFCGKTFDEITVFHDENNRDAIIESTLISVPDFEDQKVLKDIIGQGVEKFITAVNIFITS